A part of Bacteroidota bacterium genomic DNA contains:
- a CDS encoding gliding motility-associated C-terminal domain-containing protein, translating to MIEPTTIVVHPVAVPTGFTPNNDGVNDDVPVLGGPFLTVELKIYNQWGNLVYNSTDPKGAWDGKYNDIDQPAGVYIFTAKGKTIDGKEFNLSGDVTLIR from the coding sequence GTGATCGAACCAACTACAATTGTGGTGCATCCGGTAGCGGTTCCCACCGGCTTTACACCAAATAATGACGGCGTGAATGATGATGTACCTGTACTTGGCGGTCCGTTCCTTACCGTTGAGCTAAAAATATATAATCAATGGGGTAACCTGGTATATAATTCTACAGATCCAAAAGGAGCGTGGGATGGCAAGTATAACGACATTGACCAGCCCGCAGGCGTTTATATATTCACTGCCAAAGGCAAAACCATTGATGGAAAAGAGTTTAATTTGTCAGGTGACGTAACATTGATCAGGTAA